The nucleotide window TCCCGCCTCTGGACGGGGTCCTGGGCCTCAATCCAGGGGAGCTTGTGGAGATCAAGTCGCGGGCGGAGATCGAGAAGACCCTCGACGGGTACGGGAGATGCGACCGTTTGTACTTCATGGCTGAACAGTGGCAGCACTGCGGCAGGCGATCGCGGGTGTATAAAAGGGTCAACCGCGTTCTATCGGAGCAGACGGGAAGGTTCAGGAAAGCGAGGAACGTGGTCCTGCTAGAAGGTGTCTGCTGCGACGGGTCGAGGCATGGGAATTGCGATGCGTCGTGCTTCCTCTTCTGGAAGGAGGCCTGGCTGCGGCGCGCCGAGCCGCACGTCTCTTAAGCATGTTCGGCGACGGGACGCACTGCTGGATAATGGGTGCCATGATCCCGTCAGGGATCCCTATGCCCTGAGAGAGGGGAGAACACGGACGTGCCCGGGTTCGTGAAGATCCCCGGACGCTGACCCGGGTGGGCATTCTCCGGAATATTCCTTCCATCATATTATTCCTTGTAAATTGGTGTTCATTGCGGGAAAATGAAGATTGGAATGTTGCGGAAGAAGCCGAAACATCGTCTTGATGATCGCATAAGAGACAAGGAGGAAAATAGGATGATGTCATGTCTTCGGAAGGGAAAAAGGAAATGGATAGTGCCGGCGATCATTTTGATGGCCGGCCTTGGCGGCTGTGTCGTTCACTACGAAAAACCCGGGATGACCCAGGCGGAGTGGGCCAGGGACAAGGCTTACTGCGAGCAGGTAGCGGAGAAGGAGTACGCTCGGAAGGGTACCCGGGTCTGTGACGAGGTCGATGCCTGTTTGATAGCGAAGGGCTGGAAGAGAAGTCAGTAGGACAGTACATTCGCGGGCCGAAGGGAAAAGGCTCCCACCGTATCTGGCTGGAATGAATGATAGTTTTACCCGTCCGGTGGTGAGCTTTGCACTCAATACGGAGACGGGGAATAACTGATGGAGATCAGCGATAAGGAACTCAGTTCGATCCTGCGCCGGCACAGGAGGTGGCTCGACGGTGAGGACGGCGGTGTTTGCGCCAACCTCTCCGGGGTAGATCTGTCCGGGGCCAGGCTGGCAGGTGCGGACCTGTCACACGCAGTCCTTCGCTCGGCGGACCTGTCGGGTGCAACGCTTGTCAGGGCCAACCTCTCCGGCGTGGACCTTTCCGAAGCCGACCTTTCCGAAGCCGACCTTTCCCGCGCGAATTTCTACCGGGCCACCCTTTCCCACGCGAACCTCGCCGGCTCCAATCTCACTCGCTGCAACCTCTCCGGCGTGGACCTGTCCCGCGCTGTCCTCACCCGCGCTGTCCTCACCGGCTCCAACCTCACCCGCGCCGACCTCGCCGGCGCAGACCTCAACGAGGCCGACCTCACGGGCACCGACCTCGAAAGGGCGGACCTCGCCCTTGCCGACCTCACCGGTGCCGACCTCACCGGCTCCAACCTCACCGCCGCGGACCTCTCCTATGCCACCCTTGCCCGGGCGAACCTCGCCCGCGTCAACCTCTCCGGCGTGGACATCTCCCGCGCCAACCTTTCTTTTGCCAACCTTGCCGGCTCCAACCTCACCCGCGCCGACCTTACACTCACCGACCTCAACGAGGCCGACCTGACCGGCGCAACCTGGACAGACGGAACGAAGAAATAGGAACATTCCCCTTCTCTTAAGTACGCCCTTTGGGGGTTGTCCGGATACCGTCATGAACCGGATAACCCTCGCCCCGTAAGAAGCGCGTTCGTCCCTAAATCCGTCAAACTGGGGACATAGCCATTTCAAACTGATACCCCCCGCGATAAAAATTCCCATTATCAAGAACAGGATTTCTCCGGAAGGGGGCGACAGCGACGAACCATCATCAATGTCCGACCAGGAAGGGTCCTGCACAAAAACAAAAGGGGGCAGCACATGAACAAGCGAAGCGGTCGATTCTTCATCACCTATTTCTTCACCTCCCTTTTCCTCCTCCTCTTGCTTTTGCCATGTTTCCCGGGGAATGCCGCAGCCAGAGACGCGGTTGATCCTTACTATCTATGGCACCTGTTTACCGGGTCCGCCAAGATGGAGTCGGAGACACTCAGTACCGTTGTGACTGATGAGGCAGGAAACATCTTCATCGCAGCAGCAGGTGTTAAATGGAACCCGTCCCAGGAGACGAATTCGAAATACGGCAGTCCCGGTCAGCCGTTGCACTGGCATTCGGGTAACGCCGACAACAACAGGGACATCCTGGTGATAAAGTTCGGTCCCGACGGCGAATTCAAGTGGTACACGTACTACGGAGGATATGAGTACGACACCGTCAAGGGAATGGCCATAGTCGATGACAGGCTCTATATCACGGGTACAAGTAGGGACAACTGGTCGGGACCGAACAACAAGAGCGCGGTCCAGGACCATTCCAGAGCGATATTACATCCTTCCCATAGTAGCGGTGTGGGTTATTGGTATTATGAATACTCCACCGATATCTTTGTCCTCGCCCTAAATAAATACAATGGTGAGTACCAGTGGCACACGTTCATCGGGGAATCCAACTGGGATGAAGAGGCATACGGCATCGCCGCCGATAAGGAACGGATCTTTCTCGTGGGAAAGACAGACCATGAATTCTTCGGATGCTGGCCGGAAACTTACCCGAGCAAGGACGGAGAACCAATGGCGGACAAGAGCCGCTATG belongs to Syntrophorhabdus sp. and includes:
- a CDS encoding pentapeptide repeat-containing protein; the encoded protein is MEISDKELSSILRRHRRWLDGEDGGVCANLSGVDLSGARLAGADLSHAVLRSADLSGATLVRANLSGVDLSEADLSEADLSRANFYRATLSHANLAGSNLTRCNLSGVDLSRAVLTRAVLTGSNLTRADLAGADLNEADLTGTDLERADLALADLTGADLTGSNLTAADLSYATLARANLARVNLSGVDISRANLSFANLAGSNLTRADLTLTDLNEADLTGATWTDGTKK